One stretch of Thermus filiformis DNA includes these proteins:
- a CDS encoding IS200/IS605 family accessory protein TnpB-related protein — protein sequence MGQSYFQGIQAKLLFLHEEDRQAVLDLMRRFSSAQRFSYNRLLEGGSRKELKKRDGPLCTLFSLNTRYADDAVLKAEMALSSARELGRDPRKVVFGGRKLFFDLRKKHDSKLLKQRKREWRERRQGLLYARGEKAKGGNLNLRLEVEKGALWLRINLGNGTYAYTLVQTSHPNLGQLLRRVYASEPYNVELTLKDGQVYASFTWEEKAPPLTCTKDNGVLGVDVNADPYHLALALVGPDGNLRQHLALSLEELDRAPNRGAKETLLWTVAHRAVDFAATHGVAIATERLKYLRKSRRRDGSGRAFRRWQHRFAYASLLNKIHALAKKRGVEVVQVNPQDTSTIGMLKYAPQLSLSKDVAAAYVIGRRALGFEERLPKHYEALLADPRFRENAEAFYREKAGELEERRRHETNPYLKRRWSREVGKAEKAMLLLSPQGLPGSRKEVTDGRNSYGANPWRVLRVGFFLPLLGLEVPRDLSPLKPVLVQGLWEGRKAGLGPLTGGGRSVGVDAVSESK from the coding sequence ATGGGGCAGAGCTACTTCCAGGGAATCCAGGCGAAGCTCCTCTTCCTTCACGAGGAGGACAGGCAAGCCGTCCTGGACCTCATGCGTAGGTTCTCTTCTGCTCAACGCTTCTCCTACAACCGCCTGCTGGAAGGGGGGTCGCGAAAGGAGCTCAAGAAGCGGGACGGGCCTTTGTGTACCCTCTTCAGCCTCAACACTCGCTACGCAGACGACGCTGTTCTCAAAGCGGAGATGGCCCTATCCTCTGCCCGGGAGCTCGGTAGAGACCCCCGGAAGGTGGTTTTTGGCGGAAGGAAGCTCTTCTTTGACCTTCGGAAGAAGCACGACTCCAAGCTCCTTAAGCAGAGAAAGCGAGAGTGGAGGGAAAGGCGTCAGGGGCTCCTATACGCCCGTGGGGAAAAAGCCAAGGGCGGGAACCTCAACCTCCGACTTGAAGTGGAAAAAGGAGCCCTATGGCTCCGGATTAACCTGGGCAACGGCACTTATGCTTACACCCTGGTCCAGACCTCCCATCCCAACCTGGGCCAGCTCCTTCGGAGGGTGTACGCGTCAGAGCCCTACAACGTGGAGCTCACCCTCAAGGACGGCCAGGTCTACGCCAGCTTCACCTGGGAGGAGAAGGCCCCGCCCCTGACCTGCACCAAAGACAACGGGGTCCTCGGCGTGGACGTGAACGCCGACCCTTACCACCTCGCCCTGGCCTTGGTGGGGCCGGACGGGAACCTGCGCCAGCACCTCGCCCTCTCCCTGGAAGAGTTAGACCGGGCCCCCAACCGGGGGGCCAAGGAGACCCTGCTTTGGACGGTGGCCCACCGGGCGGTGGACTTCGCCGCCACCCACGGGGTGGCCATCGCCACCGAGCGCCTGAAGTACCTGCGCAAGTCCCGGCGGAGGGACGGCTCCGGAAGGGCCTTCCGCAGGTGGCAGCACCGCTTCGCCTACGCCTCCCTCCTAAACAAGATCCACGCCTTGGCCAAGAAGCGGGGCGTGGAGGTCGTCCAGGTCAACCCACAGGACACCTCTACCATCGGAATGCTCAAGTATGCACCCCAGCTCTCCCTCTCCAAGGACGTGGCCGCCGCCTACGTCATCGGGAGGAGGGCCTTGGGGTTTGAGGAGAGGCTACCCAAGCACTACGAGGCCCTGCTTGCGGACCCCCGTTTCCGGGAGAACGCAGAGGCGTTCTACCGGGAGAAGGCGGGGGAGCTGGAGGAAAGGAGAAGGCATGAGACGAACCCCTACCTGAAGCGTCGTTGGTCTCGTGAGGTAGGCAAGGCCGAAAAGGCCATGCTTCTGTTAAGCCCGCAGGGCTTGCCGGGGAGCCGGAAGGAGGTTACCGACGGAAGGAACTCCTACGGCGCTAATCCCTGGAGGGTCCTGCGGGTAGGCTTCTTCCTTCCCCTCCTTGGGCTCGAGGTGCCGAGGGACTTGTCCCCCCTCAAGCCCGTCCTGGTCCAGGGACTGTGGGAGGGGCGGAAGGCAGGCTTAGGTCCCCTTACCGGTGGGGGCCGGAGTGTAGGTGTGGACGCTGTGAGTGAATCTAAATAA
- a CDS encoding shikimate dehydrogenase: MRLGLIGYPLDHSLSPAMHNRALREVGLLGEYLLLPTPPEALAGRMAEVRAGFWGVNVTVPHKEAVLPYLDGLSPEARAIGAVNTIVREGEKLIGHNTDAPGFLRGLEEAGLLFEPALVLGAGGAGRAVAYALKGRGLDVYVWNRTPGRARALAEEMGLREAPLEFAREARLLVNATRVGLMDPEATPLPPDLLPREGGVVDLVYRPLWTRLLREARARGLRVQHGLYMLVYQGALAFRLWTGREAPVAAMFQAACEALSEPICP; this comes from the coding sequence ATGCGGCTGGGCCTCATCGGCTACCCTCTGGACCACTCCCTCTCCCCGGCTATGCACAATCGGGCCCTGAGGGAGGTGGGCCTTTTGGGGGAGTACCTCCTCCTCCCCACGCCCCCGGAGGCCCTGGCGGGCCGGATGGCCGAGGTCCGGGCGGGGTTTTGGGGGGTGAACGTGACCGTGCCCCACAAGGAGGCGGTCCTTCCCTACCTGGACGGGCTTTCCCCCGAGGCCAGGGCCATCGGGGCGGTCAACACCATCGTCCGGGAGGGGGAGAAGCTGATCGGCCACAACACGGACGCCCCCGGCTTCCTGAGGGGGCTCGAGGAGGCGGGCCTCCTTTTCGAGCCCGCCCTGGTCCTGGGGGCGGGAGGTGCGGGCCGGGCGGTGGCCTACGCCCTGAAGGGGCGGGGCCTGGACGTCTACGTCTGGAACCGCACCCCCGGCCGGGCCCGGGCCCTGGCCGAGGAGATGGGCCTGCGGGAGGCCCCCCTGGAGTTCGCCCGGGAGGCCCGGCTCCTGGTCAACGCCACCCGGGTGGGCCTGATGGACCCGGAGGCCACCCCCTTGCCCCCCGACCTCCTCCCGAGGGAGGGAGGGGTGGTGGACCTGGTCTACCGGCCCCTCTGGACCCGCCTCCTGAGGGAGGCCCGCGCCCGGGGGCTCCGGGTCCAGCACGGCCTGTACATGCTGGTCTACCAGGGGGCCCTGGCCTTCCGCCTCTGGACGGGGCGGGAGGCCCCCGTGGCGGCCATGTTCCAGGCGGCCTGCGAGGCCCTTTCCGAGCCGATATGTCCCTAA
- a CDS encoding IMPACT family protein yields the protein MSLTLKAPVLHEEVIQKSRFIAKAAPVSSEEEALDFLRRSREVEATHNCYAYKIGNLYRFSDDGEPSGTAGRPILHAIEAQGLDRVAVLVVRYFGGVKLGASGLVRAYGGVAAEALRRGEKVPLVERVLWEFRVPYALAERVHRLVRPLEAHYDPQGVVFRVEVAQPEAEALRKALEEATRGRVEWRT from the coding sequence ATGTCCCTAACCCTGAAGGCGCCGGTCCTCCACGAGGAGGTCATCCAGAAGAGCCGCTTCATCGCCAAGGCCGCCCCCGTGTCCAGCGAGGAGGAGGCCCTGGACTTCCTGAGGCGAAGCCGAGAGGTGGAGGCCACCCACAACTGCTACGCCTACAAGATCGGGAACCTCTACCGCTTCTCGGACGACGGCGAGCCCTCGGGCACCGCGGGCCGCCCCATCCTCCACGCCATAGAGGCCCAGGGTCTGGACCGGGTGGCGGTCCTGGTCGTCCGGTACTTCGGGGGGGTCAAGCTGGGGGCCTCCGGGCTGGTCCGGGCCTACGGGGGCGTGGCGGCGGAGGCCCTGAGGCGGGGGGAGAAGGTGCCCCTGGTGGAGCGGGTCCTTTGGGAGTTCCGCGTCCCCTACGCCCTGGCGGAGCGGGTCCACCGCCTGGTCCGGCCCCTCGAGGCCCACTACGACCCCCAGGGGGTGGTCTTCCGGGTGGAGGTGGCCCAGCCCGAGGCGGAGGCCTTGCGGAAGGCCTTGGAGGAGGCCACCCGGGGCCGGGTAGAATGGCGGACGTGA
- the polA gene encoding DNA polymerase I, with protein sequence MTPLFDLEEPPKRVLLVDGHHLAYRTFYALSLTTSRGEPVQMVYGFARSLLKALKEDGQAVVVVFDAKAPSFRHEAYEAYKAGRAPTPEDFPRQLALVKRLVDLLGLVRLEAPGYEADDVLGTLAKKAEREGMEVRILTGDRDFFQLLSEKVSVLLPDGTLVTPKDVQEKYGVPPERWVDFRALTGDRSDNIPGVAGIGEKTALRLLAEWGSVENLLKNLDRVKPDSLRRKIEAHLEDLHLSLDLARIRTDLPLEVDFKALRRRTPDLEGLRAFLEELEFGSLLHEFGLLGGEKPREEAPWPPPEGAFVGFLLSRKEPMWAELLALAAASEGRVHRATSPVEALADLKEARGFLAKDLAVLALREGVALDPTDDPLLVAYLLDPANTHPEGVARRYGGEFTEDAAERALLSERLFQNLFPRLSEKLLWLYQEVERPLSRVLAHMEARGVRLDVPLLEALSFELEKEMERLEGEVFRLAGHPFNLNSRDQLERVLFDELGLTPVGRTEKTGKRSTAQGALEALRGAHPIVELILQYRELSKLKSTYLDPLPRLVHPRTGRLHTRFNQTATATGRLSSSDPNLQNIPVRTPLGQRIRKAFVAEEGWLLLAADYSQIELRVLAHLSGDENLKRVFREGKDIHTETAAWMFGLDPALVDPKMRRAAKTVNFGVLYGMSAHRLSQELGIDYKEAEAFIERYFQSFPKVRAWIERTLEEGRTRGYVETLFGRRRYVPDLASRVRSVREAAERMAFNMPVQGTAADLMKIAMVKLFPRLKPLGAHLLLQVHDELVLEVPEDRAEEAKALVKEVMENAYPLDVPLEVEVGVGRDWLEAKQD encoded by the coding sequence ATGACCCCACTTTTTGACCTGGAGGAACCCCCCAAGCGGGTGCTTCTGGTGGACGGCCACCACCTGGCCTACCGCACCTTCTATGCCCTGAGCCTCACCACCTCCCGGGGGGAGCCGGTGCAGATGGTCTACGGCTTCGCCCGGAGCCTCCTCAAGGCCTTGAAGGAGGACGGACAGGCGGTGGTCGTGGTCTTTGACGCCAAGGCCCCCTCCTTCCGCCACGAGGCCTACGAGGCCTACAAGGCGGGCCGGGCCCCCACCCCGGAGGACTTCCCCCGCCAGCTCGCCTTGGTCAAGCGGCTGGTGGACCTTCTGGGCCTGGTCCGCCTCGAGGCCCCGGGGTACGAGGCGGACGACGTCCTGGGCACCCTGGCCAAGAAGGCCGAAAGGGAGGGGATGGAGGTGCGCATCCTCACGGGAGACCGGGACTTCTTCCAGCTCCTCTCCGAGAAGGTCTCGGTCCTCCTGCCGGACGGGACCCTGGTCACCCCAAAGGACGTCCAGGAGAAGTACGGGGTGCCCCCGGAGCGCTGGGTGGACTTCCGCGCCCTCACGGGGGACCGCTCGGACAACATCCCCGGGGTGGCGGGGATAGGGGAGAAGACCGCCCTTCGACTCCTCGCAGAGTGGGGGAGCGTGGAAAACCTCCTGAAGAACCTGGACCGGGTAAAGCCGGACTCGCTCCGGCGCAAGATAGAGGCGCACCTCGAGGACCTCCACCTCTCCTTAGACCTGGCCCGCATCCGCACCGACCTCCCCCTGGAGGTGGACTTTAAGGCCCTGCGCCGCAGGACCCCCGACCTGGAGGGCCTGAGGGCCTTTTTGGAGGAGCTGGAGTTCGGAAGCCTCCTCCACGAGTTCGGCCTCCTGGGAGGGGAGAAGCCCCGGGAGGAGGCCCCCTGGCCCCCGCCCGAAGGGGCCTTCGTGGGCTTCCTCCTTTCCCGCAAGGAGCCCATGTGGGCGGAGCTTCTGGCCCTGGCGGCGGCCTCGGAGGGCCGGGTCCACCGGGCAACAAGCCCGGTTGAGGCCCTGGCCGACCTCAAGGAGGCCCGGGGGTTCCTGGCCAAGGACCTGGCCGTTTTGGCCCTGCGGGAGGGGGTGGCCCTGGACCCCACGGACGACCCCCTCCTGGTGGCCTACCTCCTGGACCCGGCCAACACCCACCCCGAGGGGGTGGCCCGGCGCTACGGGGGCGAGTTCACGGAGGACGCAGCGGAGAGGGCCCTCCTCTCCGAGAGGCTCTTCCAGAACCTCTTTCCCCGGCTTTCCGAGAAGCTCCTCTGGCTCTACCAGGAGGTGGAGCGGCCCCTCTCCCGGGTCTTGGCCCACATGGAGGCCCGGGGGGTGAGGCTGGACGTCCCCCTTCTGGAGGCCCTCTCCTTTGAGCTGGAGAAGGAGATGGAGCGCCTGGAGGGGGAGGTCTTCCGTTTGGCCGGCCACCCCTTCAACCTCAACTCCCGCGACCAGCTGGAAAGGGTCCTCTTTGACGAGCTGGGCCTCACCCCGGTGGGCCGGACGGAGAAGACGGGCAAGCGCTCCACCGCCCAGGGGGCCCTGGAGGCCCTCCGGGGGGCCCACCCCATCGTGGAGCTCATCCTCCAGTACCGGGAGCTTTCCAAGCTCAAAAGCACCTACCTGGACCCCCTGCCCCGGCTCGTCCACCCGCGGACGGGCCGGCTCCACACCCGCTTCAACCAGACGGCCACGGCCACGGGAAGGCTTTCCAGCTCCGACCCCAACCTGCAGAACATCCCCGTGCGCACCCCCTTGGGGCAGCGCATCCGCAAGGCCTTCGTGGCCGAGGAGGGGTGGCTCCTTTTGGCGGCGGACTACTCCCAGATTGAGCTCCGGGTCCTGGCCCACCTCTCGGGGGACGAGAACCTGAAGCGGGTCTTCCGGGAGGGGAAGGACATCCATACCGAGACCGCCGCCTGGATGTTCGGCTTAGACCCCGCTCTGGTGGATCCAAAGATGCGCCGGGCGGCCAAGACGGTCAACTTCGGCGTCCTCTACGGGATGTCCGCCCACAGGCTCTCCCAGGAGCTCGGCATAGACTACAAGGAGGCGGAGGCCTTTATTGAGCGCTACTTCCAGAGCTTCCCCAAGGTGCGGGCCTGGATAGAAAGGACCCTGGAGGAGGGCCGGACGCGGGGCTACGTGGAGACCCTGTTCGGCAGGAGGCGCTATGTGCCCGACCTGGCCTCCCGGGTCCGCTCGGTGCGGGAGGCGGCGGAGCGGATGGCCTTCAACATGCCCGTGCAGGGCACCGCCGCCGACCTGATGAAGATCGCCATGGTCAAGCTCTTCCCCAGGCTAAAGCCCCTGGGGGCCCACCTCCTCCTCCAAGTGCACGACGAGCTGGTCCTGGAGGTGCCCGAGGACCGGGCCGAGGAGGCCAAGGCCCTGGTCAAGGAGGTCATGGAGAACGCCTACCCCCTGGACGTGCCCCTCGAGGTGGAGGTGGGCGTGGGTCGGGACTGGCTGGAGGCGAAGCAGGATTGA
- the glmM gene encoding phosphoglucosamine mutase, with protein MRRYFGTDGVRGEAGKPPLTPEFVLRLGQAAGAYLRAQDPRPVVLLGKDTRLSSDLLEAALAAGLMSQGVRVEHLGVLPTPGVAHLTRALSATAGAMISASHNPYQDNGIKFFGPSGEKLSDEAEEAIEALLEEDHPTRGIGTVGDFREAERMYLDFLLKRAPDLSGLRVGVDAANGATYRLAPRVFQRAGAEVMAFFTAPDGRNINAGCGSTHPEVLSRLVVELGLDLGVAFDGDGDRVVFVDRKGRLFHGDHVLYLNALHRGEKGVVGTLMSNMALEARLRARGVAFHRAPVGDRYVLERMKEEGLLLGGEPSGHVIFLDHAPTGDGLLTALLTLGALRALGGDLADWYEALPLYPQVLVNVRVRDKAQVVAHPRLQEAVRRAEERLRGEGRVSVRPSGTEPLVRIMVEGPEGLIQEVAEALKKEVEALDGAR; from the coding sequence ATGAGGCGCTACTTCGGCACCGACGGGGTGCGGGGCGAGGCGGGCAAGCCCCCCCTCACCCCGGAGTTCGTCCTCCGCCTGGGCCAGGCGGCGGGGGCCTACCTCCGGGCGCAGGACCCCAGGCCGGTGGTCCTCCTGGGCAAGGACACCCGGCTTTCCTCCGACCTCCTCGAGGCCGCCCTGGCCGCCGGGCTCATGAGCCAGGGGGTGCGGGTGGAGCATCTGGGGGTCCTTCCCACCCCCGGCGTGGCCCACCTCACCCGGGCGCTTTCGGCCACGGCGGGGGCCATGATCTCCGCCAGCCACAACCCCTACCAGGACAACGGCATCAAGTTCTTCGGCCCCTCGGGGGAGAAGCTCTCTGACGAGGCGGAGGAGGCGATAGAGGCCCTTCTGGAGGAGGACCACCCCACCCGGGGCATCGGCACCGTGGGGGACTTCCGCGAGGCGGAGCGGATGTACCTGGACTTCCTCCTGAAGCGGGCCCCCGATCTCTCGGGCCTCCGGGTGGGGGTGGACGCGGCCAACGGGGCCACCTACCGCCTGGCCCCCCGGGTCTTCCAGCGAGCCGGGGCGGAGGTCATGGCCTTCTTCACCGCCCCGGACGGCCGGAACATCAACGCGGGCTGTGGCTCCACCCACCCCGAGGTCCTGAGCCGCCTGGTGGTGGAGCTGGGCCTGGACCTGGGGGTGGCCTTTGACGGGGACGGGGACCGGGTGGTCTTCGTGGACCGCAAGGGGCGGCTCTTCCACGGGGACCACGTCCTCTACCTGAACGCCCTCCACCGGGGGGAAAAGGGGGTGGTGGGCACCCTGATGAGCAACATGGCCCTCGAGGCCCGCCTGAGGGCCAGGGGGGTGGCCTTCCACCGGGCCCCGGTGGGGGACCGGTACGTCCTGGAGAGGATGAAGGAGGAGGGCCTCCTCCTGGGAGGGGAGCCCTCGGGCCACGTGATCTTCCTGGACCACGCCCCCACCGGGGACGGCCTCCTCACCGCCCTCCTCACCCTGGGCGCCCTGCGGGCGCTGGGGGGGGACCTGGCCGACTGGTACGAGGCCCTGCCCCTTTACCCCCAGGTCCTGGTGAACGTCCGGGTCCGGGACAAGGCCCAGGTGGTGGCCCACCCCAGGCTCCAGGAGGCGGTGCGCCGGGCCGAGGAGCGGCTTAGGGGGGA